The Prunus persica cultivar Lovell chromosome G7, Prunus_persica_NCBIv2, whole genome shotgun sequence genome has a segment encoding these proteins:
- the LOC109950333 gene encoding uncharacterized protein LOC109950333 has protein sequence MEVCVIAKCTYKSETIMFSVSSESSMVDILKTLCLRFRGLQLGCFTLRYSVPSYPSCFLETDSDLDLMRTFLLISNEKTFDILVKDLCGSSAYSGDFCVNKELIACEKGESSCSSTVEDRNEFLGRSKRASAKPLLSNEWETYIHHVGQKFDGGAEEFRLKLCKYALEVGFNFEYAGNDKKRVVAVCSNKKLEGCSWRVYASRCEATGSFVIRTLNNVHTCAGRIRESKSKMMRSRVVSSLIVDRIRAKPELKPVEIIHEFKDYYGIDISYYHAWFGKELAKLDVHGDESKSFNELVWYVDAVKETNTGSLCTLDCEAGINRFRRFFVSFGGCIAGFQYCIPLLFIDATFLKSKYKGQLLCASGKNGNQGFYPLAFGVVDSETEENWTWFLQHLASILLPMGRVVTFFSDRNQGLLNAMGFVFSGWPHSYCYYHLKQNLISKYPKSGYGKLLQDRVINLFSRCAYAVTEEEFKVAMEELVIVGSSKVKTFISDLSRDHYANAFFKGMRYGEMANSLAESFNNWVGVFRDLPVLPLIEGIRQKLMVLNSQRRIEAEKWTTVLCPEMETRLCENAEAGRTWAVRRSNSTVFEVFADYSVMVDLEQRTCSCRLWQIDGFPCTHAVAAILAKRDSVYDYVECYYKTDFFRKAYESPIFPIPDIGKGLGSNGSAAGVVLPPITKRPAGRPPTKRIKVFGEFKRPLKCSRCSVAGHNRKTCKAII, from the exons ATGGAGGTGTGTGTCATTGCCAAGTGCACATATAAGTCGGAAACCATcatgttttcagtttcatcaGAGTCATCcatggttgatattttgaagactttgtgtctgaggtttaggggtttgcaGTTGGGTTGTTTCACATTACGGTATTCGGTGCCCAGTTATCCGAGTTGTTTTCTAGAAACGGATAGCGATTTGGACTTGATGAggacatttttgttgatatcaaatgagaagacttttgatattttagtgAAGGATTTATGCGGGAGCAGTGCATATAGTGGTgatttttgtgtaaataaGGAGTTGATAGCATGTGAAAAGGGCGAGTCGTCGTGTTCTAGTACTGTCGAAGACAGAAACGAGTTTTTGGGCAGGTCGAAGAGAGCAAGTGCTAAGCCTTTGTTGTCGAATGAGTGGGAGACATACATACATCATGTGGGGCAGAAGTTTGACGGTGGTGCAGAGGAGTTCCGGTTGAAATTGTGCAAGTACGCTCTTGAAGtaggatttaattttgaatatgcCGGCAATGACAAGAAGCGGGTGGTTGCTGTTTGTTCGAATAAGAAATTGGAGGGTTGCAGCTGGCGTGTTTATGCTTCTCGTTGTGAAGCTactggcagttttgtaattcggACGTTAAATAATGTTCATACATGTGCGGGTCGGATACGGGAATCAAAGAGTAAGATGATGAGGTCTCGTGTGGTGTCCTCCCTCATTGTGGACAGAATTCGTGCAAAACCAGAGCTGAAGCCAGTTGAGATTATACACGAGTTCAAAGATTATTATGGTATAGACATTTCATACTACCACGCATGGTTTGGCAAAGAGTTAGCTAAATTGGACGTTCACGGTGATGAGTCGAAGTCCTTCAACGAGTTAGTGTGGTATGTGGACGCCGTAAAGGAAACTAACACTGGTTCTCTCTGCACTCTTGATTGTGAAGCTGGAATTAATCGCTTTcgacggttttttgtgtcttttggCGGTTGCATTGCTGGATTTCAATATTGCATACCCTTGTTGTTCATTGATGCTACGTTTTTGAAGAGCAAGTACAAGGGGCAGCTTCTGTGTGCTTCGGGAAAGAATGGAAATCAAG ggttTTATCCTCTAGCTTTTGGAGTTGTTGATTCTGAGACAGAGGAGAATTGGACTtggtttcttcaacatttggcTTCTATATTGCTACCGATGGGGAGAGTGGTGACCTTTTTCTCGGACCGCAATCAAGGTTTGTTAAATGCAATGGGGTTTGTGTTTTCCGGATGGCCTCATTCTTACTGTTATTATCACCTCAAACAGAATTTGATATCAAAGTACCCGAAGTCAGGTTATGGGAAACTGCTCCAAGACCgtgttatcaatttatttagtagATGCGCATATGCTGTTACGGAGGAAGAGTTTAAGGTAGCAATGGAGGAGTTGGTGATTGTTGGGAGTTCGAAAGTGAAGACATTTATATCTGATTTGTCTAGAGATCACTATGCCAACGCATTTTTCAAAGGAATGCGTTATGGGGAGATGGCAAACAGTTTAGCGGAGTCCTTTAATAATTGGGTTGGTGTGTTTCGAGATTTGCCGGTGCTACCTTTGATAGAAGGGATTCGACAGAAATTGATGGTATTGAATTCTCAACGAAGAATTGAAGCGGAGAAGTGGACAACAGTTTTGTGTCCGGAGATGGAGACTAGACTCTGTGAAAATGCGGAGGCCGGTAGGACTTGGGCAGTTCGTCGTTCTAATAGCACTGTTTTTGAAGTATTTGCTGATTATTCTGTGATGGTTGATCTCGAGCAAAGGACTTGTTCTTGCCGTCTTTGGCAAATTGACGGTTTTCCTTGCACACATGCGGTGGCTGCAATCCTAGCAAAGAGAGATTCAGTTTATGATTACGTGGAGTGTTACTACAAAACCGACTTCTTTCGAAAAGCCTATGAGAGTCCTATTTTTCCTATTCCAGATATTGGGAAAGGATTGGGCAGCAATGGTTCTGCCGCTGGAGTTGTGCTTCCGCCAATTACAAAGAGGCCAGCCGGAAGACCACCAACAAAGaggatcaaagtttttggtgaatttaaaaGGCCATTGAAATGCAGTCGATGCAGTGTTGCTGGGCACAATAGGAAGACTTGCAAGGCTATTATATGA